The DNA window AATATGACAGAAGCCAAAGTAGTGCTTGAAGACTATCGAAGAGAATATAACACCTATCGTCCTCACAGCTCATTGAATTATCTAACCCCACAAGAATTTTCCAATCGCCAAGGTTCTGTTCCGTTACGGACTATGTCCTTCACTGCACAGAACCTTGACAAACAACCTAAACCATTAATGATTAACAGAAATACTAACATTCTATCTGGTCCAAATTAAGAACTCCGGTCATCGTCTATACGGTTTGCGCCCTCCGGGTCACATTTTAGCTTCATCGCTTACGCGATGTGGTATTTATCACTAGAACTACAACAGGCTCACGAGAAATGTCATCTAGCTAAGGAAAGATAAGTCGTTATTTGTGTAAACTAAATAAATGTTTTAGTTTACACAAATGGAATAATGGATAATCTAGTTTACACAAAATGAAACCCTTTATTCCTGAGAAACTTCCGATCCAAAATATCGACTGGGAACCCCTGATACCTCTAATTGGTCGGGCTAACCGTGCCTTGGCTCATTATGATGGTGCCATCATGGGAATACCTAATTCATCAATCCTACTATCACCATTAACGACCCAAGAAGCTGTTCTTTCTTCTCGTATTGAGGGAACGAGAGCTACTTTGGGAGAAGTTCTAGAATATGAGGCGGGAAACGAAGATATCGAAGATAGCAAATTACTAGATATTCAGGAGATTATAAATTACCGGAAAGCACTTAAAGTTGCTGAAAAAGAACTCAAGAATAAACCTTTTCGGCTCAATTTACTTAGGGAACTACATAAGATCCTCTTGGCAAGTGTTCGTGGACGTAATAAAGGCAGAGGAGAATTTAGAACCATTCAGAATTGGATAGGCGCTCCTGATAGCTCAATTGATGAGGCTGATTTTCTTCCACCTAAACCTGAAGGATTAGTGAAGCATCTCGATAGATGGGAAAAGTTTTATCATTCAGGCTATCCTGATCCTTTAGTTCAATTAGCAATTGTTCATGCTCAGTTTGAAATCATTCACCCTTTCTTAGATGGCAATGGACGTTTAGGTAGAATCCTTGTCCCACTGTTTCTATATGAGAAAGAGATTCTCTCAAGCCCAATGTTTTATCTTTCAGCGTATCTAGAAAAATATCGGAGACATTACATTGATTCACTTAGAGCATTGAATGAGCCAGATCACTGGAACCAATGGATAAAGTTCTTTCTCAAAGCTATTTATATTCAGGCTCAGGATAATACAACAAAGGCCAGAGAAATTATGGTTCTATATGACAAGATGAAGACAACTATTTTAGAAATCACACGATCTCAATATGGTGTTCCTATGTTGGACTTTATGTTTGCGCACCCTATCTTCAAAAGCAGTCAGATAAGTTTTGCTAAAGCCACCCCAAGTAAACAGCTTATAGCGAAAATGGTTCGTGCTTTGAAAGAAGCAAGGGTGTTGAAAATCATGAAGGAAGGAAGCGGAAGACAAGGGCAAGTATATGGATTTGCTGAGTTAGTAAACATTTCTGAAGGCAAGAAAGTCCTGTGATTCTCTCTTTTAATTAAATCTTAATTATAGTTCTTTGAAATAACCTGATCTGGAGACAGGGGTCTTCATCACCAGAGATCCACTAGTAGTGAGATGTTTGCTATATCTCAACATTTTTAAAGTTCTTCTATACAGATGGGAATTTCGCTTTCATTCCGTTTTGTCGGTGGCAGTCTATGGTATCATGAGATTTCGGTTAGCTTTGGTGACAGGTGTGGCTTTATTGTTGGTGGCCGTGTATTTTGTTCGTTCATCTATCATCAACAAACATAATCCTTTGCCCAGTGAGACCTTCTTGACATATGAGGTTCCAAAAATAACGGATCGATCACCCGCCGCACAAGCAAAGGCAGCACATGATTTTCTGGGTCTTTTAAATGAAAAATTAAAGAAAAAAACACTTTTTAATTTAGACTCAGAAGAGCGAAGAAAATGGACGAACTATCCTCCTAAACGAAATGAAATGGGAGCTAGATTGGGTGAGCTAAATGTAGAGCAGATTCAAGCAGCTATGCGACTTTTAGCGACGGTG is part of the Verrucomicrobiota bacterium genome and encodes:
- a CDS encoding Fic/DOC family N-terminal domain-containing protein; the encoded protein is MKPFIPEKLPIQNIDWEPLIPLIGRANRALAHYDGAIMGIPNSSILLSPLTTQEAVLSSRIEGTRATLGEVLEYEAGNEDIEDSKLLDIQEIINYRKALKVAEKELKNKPFRLNLLRELHKILLASVRGRNKGRGEFRTIQNWIGAPDSSIDEADFLPPKPEGLVKHLDRWEKFYHSGYPDPLVQLAIVHAQFEIIHPFLDGNGRLGRILVPLFLYEKEILSSPMFYLSAYLEKYRRHYIDSLRALNEPDHWNQWIKFFLKAIYIQAQDNTTKAREIMVLYDKMKTTILEITRSQYGVPMLDFMFAHPIFKSSQISFAKATPSKQLIAKMVRALKEARVLKIMKEGSGRQGQVYGFAELVNISEGKKVL